GTGGCAAAATTATGTCTATGCTGCTAACTTTTTTCGAGATTATGGTGACTTAGATACAGCGGAAGCTATTTATCGAAGAGTTATCGATTCAGCAAAGAGGCACATGATAAAGCATGGTAATCATATGCAGAAAGCTATTCAATTTGCATCTTTAAGCTATGCCCGTCTCCTAGTCCTGCGTCAGCCATCAGAATGGTACAAAGCCATTAACTATCTCAAGCCGATTCTGGCTGAAAACCCTAAACATCCCCTTGCTCACTTGTACATGGCTCAGTGCTATCAAGTGAAAGGACAAAAGTTTTACCCTCTAGCCATCAATCACTTTCTAAAAGCAATTGAGTTTGACAGAGAGAAAAATGGTCATTTATGGTATGAATTTGGCTGTTTCCAACGGGATACTATGGAAAACAGCTACGAAGCCCATAAGTGTTTTCAGAACTCTGTGCAACAAAAAATTAATCTTCCTGCCTGTGTTAGTTTAGCCGAATTAGAAGTTAAAGCTGGTAGATTTGATTCAGCTAGAGAGTACCTGCAACAAGGACTTGCCCTGGTGCCTATCACTCGTCCAGAAAAGGAACAGCGACAGCAACTAGAACCTCTAATTCAACAGATTCAGCAAGCAATTCAAGAGCATAGCCATTGAACCTGCAAACCCTTATTTGCTAAGATTTTCAATGCTCACAACCATTGCGGCAAACTGTGAAGATATAACTATGTCTACATCTGCCATTGACACCAACGACGCAGCAGCTATCCAAGCGGTACAAGAGGGAGTTTTGTGTATTGATCGCTCTTTTTGGGGACGGATCAAAGTTTCTGATGGCGATCGCCTCCGCTTCTTGCACAACCAAAGTCATTTATAAATGGATACTGTTTATCGACTGCAAGGCATAGAGTTTGAATGGGACGAAAACAAAGCTCGAAGCAACATCGAAAAACATAGTGTTACATTTGAAGAAGCTGCTGAGGTTTTCTTTGACCCTTTTTACCAAACGGGTGATGCAACCGCTAATCATGAGCAACGTGATTTCATCATAGGGTATTCTCTTGCTCAACGTTTATTATTAGTAGTCTACGTAGAACGTGGAAGGCGAACACGCATCATTTCTGCTCGTCCAGCAACTCGCGCTGAAAGAAAGTTATATGAACAAACCTGAAGAAGAACTAGAACTACATTTGCGATCGCGTGCAGCAGAAACAGTATCGATAAGAATACCAACAGACACGTTGGAATCGCTAAAAAAAGTAGCTAATAGTAAAGATATGTCACCTGAAGCTTTAATGAAGTTTTATATCGGACAAGGTTTACGGCAAGATTTAGCAAAATTATTTTCTGAACGGTTGCTTGAATCAACTGCTCAAGTTCTAGCACGGCACATACAATCAGAAGAAGAAGTTTTAAAAATTATTCAAGAAATTCAAGCCCAAACAACTCGTTAGGTTAATATCCAGCAACTTCTCTACCCCAACCCACAAATGGATTGAACCCGCAAACCCATATTTGCTAAGATTTTCAATGCTCACAACTTAGCGGCAAACTGTGAAGATATAACTATGTCTACATCTGCCATTGACACCAACGACGCAGCAGCAATCCAAGCAGCACAAGAGGGAGTTTTGTGTATTGATCGCTCTTTTTGGGGACGGATCAAAGTTTCTGATGGCGATCGCCTCCGCTTTTTGCACAACCAAAGCACAAACGACATCCAAAGCCTCAAGCCAGGACAAGGCTGTGATACGGTTTTTGTGAATTCTACCGCCCGGACTCTTGACTTGGCAACAGCATACATCCTGGAAGATGCCGTGTTGTTGCTGGTTTCGCCAAACCGTCGCGAGTTTCTCATGCAATGGCTAGATCGCTACATCTTCTTTGCTGACAAGGTACAACTCACGGATGTGACTGACGAAACTGCCACCATTAGCCTTATTGGACCACAAAGTGATGCTGTTGTAGAAAAGCTGGGGGCTGCAGCAATTATCGGTGAAGCTTATGGTAATCACATTTCCATCCCTTCAGTTAGTGGAAGTTTGATAGGCGTTGGTAGTGGTTTGGCTTCCCCTGGCTATACTCTGATTTTGCCTGCTTCTAGTAAACAAGAAGTTTGGAGCAAAATTCTGGAAGCTGGGGCAGTTCCAATCAGCGATTCGACTTGGGATAAGTTACGAATATTACAAGGACGTCCCGCCCCAGAGCAAGAACTCACCGAGGAATACAACCCCTTGGAAGCGGGTTTATGGCAGACTATTTCTTTTAATAAAGGATGTTATATCGGACAAGAAACCATCGCCCGACTCAACACATACAAAGGTGTTAAACAGCACCTTTATGGAATTAAATTAAGTGGTTATGCTGAACCAGGAAGTGTGATCACCATTGGGGATGAAAAACTTGGCAAACTGACGAGTTACACCAAAACCCTTGATAGTCACTTTGGGCTTGGCTACATCCGCACCAAGGCTGGTGGTGCAGGTTTGAAAGTCCATGTAGGAGAAGTTGAGGGCGAAGTCGTAGAAATCCCGTTCGTTTCTCACGACTACCCGCAGTTTTGATGAGTCATTTCATGGAACAAAACGTGTTTATTCTCTA
This portion of the Brasilonema sennae CENA114 genome encodes:
- a CDS encoding BrnT family toxin, translating into MDTVYRLQGIEFEWDENKARSNIEKHSVTFEEAAEVFFDPFYQTGDATANHEQRDFIIGYSLAQRLLLVVYVERGRRTRIISARPATRAERKLYEQT
- a CDS encoding YgfZ/GcvT domain-containing protein; protein product: MSTSAIDTNDAAAIQAAQEGVLCIDRSFWGRIKVSDGDRLRFLHNQSTNDIQSLKPGQGCDTVFVNSTARTLDLATAYILEDAVLLLVSPNRREFLMQWLDRYIFFADKVQLTDVTDETATISLIGPQSDAVVEKLGAAAIIGEAYGNHISIPSVSGSLIGVGSGLASPGYTLILPASSKQEVWSKILEAGAVPISDSTWDKLRILQGRPAPEQELTEEYNPLEAGLWQTISFNKGCYIGQETIARLNTYKGVKQHLYGIKLSGYAEPGSVITIGDEKLGKLTSYTKTLDSHFGLGYIRTKAGGAGLKVHVGEVEGEVVEIPFVSHDYPQF